TCATCGTAATTTCTGCAAGTCACCAACGCTACTTTATCAGGCGTTGGACGAACCGCTTTGAAAGGAATTATTTTACTCATAGTAGTTTAAGCGAATTGTTTCGCTACTTTTTCTGCTTTCTTCGATTCAGCATAATCATAAAATCCTTCTCCCGATTTTACACCTAATTTACCCGCCATCACCATATTAACCAAAAGTGGGCAAGGGGCATATTTCGGGTTTTTGAAACCGTCATACATTACGTTTAAAATAGAAAGACAAACATCTAACCCAATAAAATCGGCCAGTTGTAAAGGTCCCATTGGGTGGGCCATTCCTAACTTCATCACCGTGTCAATTTCACTTACTCCGGCAACACCATTGTATAAGGTTTCAATACTTTCGTTAATCATCGGCATCAAAATTCGGTTAGCCACAAAGCCAGGATAATCATTTACTTCCGTTGGAGTTTTACCTAATTTAACCGATAAATCCATGATGATTTTAGTAACTTCATCCGAAGTGTTATACCCTCTAATGATTTCAACCAATTTCATAATCGGCACCGGATTCATAAAATGCATCCCGATAACTCGCTCCGGATGCACTACTTGAGCCGCAATTTGCGTAATGGAAATGGAAGAAGTATTGGTGGCCAAAATCACATTATGATCACAAATATCACTCAGTTGTTTGAAAATATTCAGCTTTAAAGTTACGTTCTCAGTAGCAGCTTCTACTACTAAATCGGTTCCTACTACGCCGTCTTTTATATCGGTATAAGTAATAATGTTACTTATGGTTTGGTGTTTGTCTGCTTCGGTAATGCTTCCTTTAGTTACCATTCGGTCCAAATTGGCAGCAATCGTTGCCATGCCTTTTTCCAATGATTTTTCGGAAACATCAATTAGTTTTACGGTAAAACCGCTTTGTGCAAAAGTATGGGCAATTCCGTTACCCATAGTACCTGCGCCTATTACAGCTATTGTTTTCATTATATTGGTTTAGTTTGTTTATTGTTTCATCGAGTCGATAATCATGTAAGCAACTCGTAAGGCTTCGGTACCGTCTTCTAAAGTTACTATCGGGGTGGTATTGTTGTTGATGGCATCCGCAAAAGTGTCCAATTCATCCAAAATAGCATTGTTATGACTTACTTCCGGGTTGGCAAAATAAATCTGTTTTCTTTCGCCTTCAGCATTTTGCAATATCATATCAAAGTCACCCGGCACTTCCGGAGCGTCTTTCATCTTAACTACTTCACAAGCCTTGTCTAAATAGTCAACTGAAATGTAGGCATCCTTTTGAAAGAAACGCGACTTACGCATGTTTTTCATTGAAATACGGCTCGAAGTAATATTGGCCACACAACCGTTCTCAAATTCTACACGAGCATTTGCAATATCGGGAGATTGACTTAAAACCGAAACACCACTGGCATGAACCGCTTTTACTTTTGATTTTACCACACTCAATATGGCATCTATATCATGTATCATTAAATCCAAAACCACCGGTACATCTGTACCACGCGGGTTAAACTCAGCCAAACGATGGGTTTCGATAAACATCGGGTTGTCAATCATATCTTTTACCGCTGTAAACGCCGGATTGAAACGCTCTACATGTCCCACTTGTCCTTTAACGTTATATTCTTTGGCAAGGGCTATAATCTCTTCCGCTTCTTCAACCGTGGTAGAAATAGGTTTTTCAATAAAAACATGTTTGCCCGATTTGATAGCTACTTTAGCACATTTGTAATGCGAAAGGGTAGGAGTAACAATATCAATCACATCCACAGCATGGATGAGTTTAGCAATAGTATCAAATTGTTTGTATCCAAATTCGGCTTCTATCTTAGCACCGTTTTCATGGTTTTCGTCGTAAAAGCCAACGAGTTCGTATTTGTCAGATTGTTGTAATAAACGTAAGTGTATTTTTCCGAGGTGACCGGCACCTAAAACGCCAACTTTAAGCATAAAAATAAATTTTACCAAAAATAGAAATTAATTGATAAATGGTAATTGATATTTGTTAATTTGTTTTCTATTTTTACCGAATAAATCCCAACCCAAATTGAAAGACACCAGCAAACATCAAGGACTTCGAAATCAATTAGCCAAACAATTGGAAGAAAAAGGCATTACAGATAAAAATGTCTTAGAGGCTATTCGTAAAATTCCCAGACATTTGTTTCTCAATTCAAGCTTTGAAGACTTTGCCTATCAAGATAAAGCCTTTCCTATTGCCGCCAATCAAACCATTTCACAACCTTACACAGTAGCTTTTCAAACCCAATTGCTACAAGTAAAAAAGGAAGATAAAATTTTAGAAATAGGTACCGGTTCCGGCTATCAAACGGCTGTTTTATGTTTGCTTGGCGCCAAAGTGTATTCGGTAGAAAGACAAAACGAATTGTTTAAAATTACGTCCTCTTTATTACCAAAGCTGGGTATTCGTCCGAAACATTTGTCTTTTGGTGACGGGTACAAAGGTTTGCCCAATTATGCTCCGTTTGACAGTATTATTGTAACGGCCGGGGCACCTATTATTCCGAAAGCGTTAATGGCACAATTAAAAATAGGAGGCAGGCTGGTAATTCCGGTAGGCGAAAACGAACAAGTAATGACCATGCTCATTCGCAAAAACGAAACCCAATTCGAAAAACACGAGTTTGGTGATTTCCGTTTTGTACCGTTATTAGAAGATAAAAATTAAAACGATTTTTTGATTCGATCCAAGTCACGCTTAGTGTCTTGCTCTTTTAAGCTTTCACGTTTATCATAGGTTTTCTTTCCTCGACAAAGCCCAATGTCCAATTTGGCAATCCCTTTTTCATTGGTAAACAATTTCAACGGAATAATGGTCAAACCTTTGGTATCCATAGCTCTTTCCAATTTCTTCAGTTCTCGTTTGTTCAACAACAATTTGCGTTCACTTTTGGCTTTATGATTAAACTGGTTTCCATACAAATACTCATCAATTTGAGTATTAATGGCAAACAATTCATGACGATGAAACTCACAAAACCCTTCCGTAATATTGGCCTTTCCTAATCGGATAGATTTGATTTCCGTTCCGGTTAAAACGATACCTGCTGTGTAAGTTTCAATTATTTCGTAATCGAACTTAGCGCGCTTATTAAGGATGTTTATCGTTTTCAACATAGGACGGCAAATGTATAACTATTGCTTCAATTTGGGATGAAATTAGCAATAAAAAAAATACCTAAACTATGATTTATATCAGTTTCTCAGCAAAATCTTCCGCCTAATTTTGACCTATAATTTTAAACCTATAATCAAAATGAAAAAATTATTATTAGCAGCAGGAATTGTTTTAATGTCATTAACTGCTCAAGCACAAGAAAAAAGTCAAGGCCTTAAAGGAGCATGGTGGGCCACAGCTCAAATTGGATACCAACAATCTAAAACAGGTGATGTAAAAGGAACCAATACTATGATTTTGCCATTAGCCGGTTACTTTATTTCACCTTCTGTAACAGTTGGAGCCGGAATTGGTTCAATTAATATCAAAGCTGATAACGCTTCAGGAACTGCTGCCAACACCAATTTAATTGTGGTTGAACCATTAATTAGAAAATATTGGAATGTTGCCGGAAACTTCTATTTCTTCGGACAATTAGCCGCACCAATCATTTCAGGTAAAGAAAAAGAATCAAATACTAAAGTAAACCAATTCGGTTTAGCCATGTCAGGTGGTGTGGATTTCTTTGTTACCAAAAATTTCTCAGTTGAGTTCTCATATGACTTAGCCAATTTTACCCAAACAACTATCAAACCTGACAGTGGAGACAAAACGACTGTTACCAACTTCTCTGTAGCTCATGTGGCTACTGTTGATCCGGCTTATGTTGATTTATTAGGTGGTAGTGGTCCAAACTTGACTTCTCCGCTATCTTTCGGATTCAAATTCGTGTTTTAATTTATGAGTTAATAGGTTAGTGGTCCGACTTCGGTCGGATGCTAGGAACCGCCTTTCTTGATTGATTGGCGGTTTTTTTTGCTATTTTTGTATCATGCAAAATACACCTTCCAAAGACCCGCTTCACGGAGTTACCCTTCAAAAGATAGTAGAACAACTAGTGGATTTCTATGGTTTTGATACTTTAGGCGAATTAATAAAAATTCGATGTTTCCGTGAAAACCCATCTGTAAAATCGAGTCTCACCTTTTTAAGAAAAACCGATTGGGCTCGCAAACAAGTAGAAACATTATACATCAAAACCTTGCCGAAACTCAAATAATAAAGGAACAACAAATTAGCTGAAGATTCCGAAACGACACCTACACCCTCCGAAAGAAGACCTCCAATGCCTAAAATGCGACCTGCACGCTCCGAAATCGAACCTGTCGCGCCTGAAATTGAACCTGTCGCGCCTGAAATCCAACCTGCACGCTCCCATATCCAACCTGCCACGCCCGAAATTGAACCTGCCGTGCCTAAAATCGAACCTACCACGCCTGAAATCCAACCTACACGCTCCGATATCCAACCTGCCGAGTCCGAGATGGAACCTGCACAACTGAAAGTAACATGGGTAAATAAAAATTAAGGAGTAAAGTTCCGTCTCAATAAGGAATAAATGACCGTATCCCAAAATTTACCTTCCCATAGTTCATTTTCCAAAATATGAGCTTCTTTAACAAAACCGTTTTTTAGTAAAACCCGCTCCGAAGCCGTATTATCAGGGTCAATAACGGCCTCAATCGAATGTAAATTCATTTGCTCAAAACCATAACGCACTACAGCCTTTATCGCTTCAGTTATATAACCCTTACCATTATATTCAGGCAATGACATATAGCCAATTTCCGCCCGATGATTCTCCAGTTGAATTCGGTAATGCCCTATGATACCAATGATTTTGTTACTTCCTTTAACAGTAATTCCCCAATTAATCCCAACATTACTCGCTATCTTTTCTTCAATCATGGCAATATGCTCCAAGGCATCTTCTCTGGTTTTAGCCAAAGGACGCGGTATATATTTCATAGTTTCCGGATTCCCTCGCATAGCAAATACTTCCTCTACATCGTTTTCATCAATACGACGCAACACTAAACGCTCAGTCTCTAAATTTTGAAAGGGGTGGAAATTAATCGTAAGCATGCTTTTTCTTTTTTCGTAAAATTAGATAATTTCTATACTAAAACGATACTCTTGTGAAGATTTACCAGCCAACAGTTGAATACCTTCTTTCTCAATAATATTCCCGCTGGCAGCCAAAGTATCCGAATACCCCGCCCAAGGTTCCAGGCAAATAAACGGAGCATTCTTCTTAGTCCAAATACCAAAATTGGGAAAACCACTAAACTTAAAGTTCAATAAAGGCACTTCATTTTCAAAAATCTGAATTTGCTTTGATGACAACGATTTAAAAATCAAAGCATCCCGCTCAAAAAGAGAATAAGCCAGTGGTAATCGACCGGTATTCAACTGAATTTCCCGCTTGTTCTCGGAAAGCAAATCATTTTCCAGCGCATAACTTAACAACTTTTCATCAGTTTCAAATTGTAAACTGTACTTCTCAAACGAATCATTCAAAGCAAAAGCCGGATGACCACCAATAGAGTAGGGCATGACTCCTTTCCCTTGATTAATAACAGTATAAGTAATAGTTAATTCGGCATCAACCAACAAATAAGTCACCAGCAATTCAAATTCAAAGGGAAAAGCTTGCTTTGTGGCTTCATTACATTGTAAAGAAAAAACTACTTTATTATTTTCACTTGATATTAATTTAAAATCCATATCGCGGGCAAATCCATGACGCGATAGTTTATAAGATTTATTTTGATAGTGATACGAATTGTTTTTTAAAGTCCCCACTATCGGAAAGAGCACAGGGGAGTGTTTTCCCCAATATTCGGGGTTTCCTTCCCAAATGTATTCTCTTTTGGAACTAACATTTTGCAACGATTGAAGTTCGGCTCCCTTAGAATCAATAGTGACCGAGAGTATTGAATTTGAGATAGTTGTAATCAAACCGGAATTGTATTTTTTAATTGAAAAATTTGGTTCGCAAATATATTTGTTTAATTTTATTCTGCCCATTAATCGTATACTAACTTAATCCTATGCATTATGAAACCAAATTTCGAAGCTATTGATAAGGACAAAATTCAGCTCCTTTCCTTTCCGCAAACAGATGTTTTACAATCCCGAGAAGAAATGCAGCAACGCTATCTTGATTTAAACAGAGCCTTGGCTTTGGGAAATCTGGAACATTCTAAAATCAGAATTTATTTTGAAGACAACCAATCTAAAAAAGTAGTCGAAACTACCGTTTGGGCGGTAACCGATCAACGAGTCATACTCAAGCAAGGCCATTCCATCCCCATAAACCGAATTTATAAATCGGCTTAATCAAAAAAAACCACTCTTCGGAGTGGTTTTTTAGTTTTGGCGGTATGCAATTTCAGCATCGATGAAATGCACTTAAGTAAGAATTACTCTTATATAAAACAATAAAAAGTGTAGTTTATCGATTTTATTTGTGTTTTAAACGATAAAATACGTAAAATTGTCTAACCAAATCAAACAATACGTTCTGTCAATATTAATTCAATAAAGTGTTTGCCCCACATCTACTTTATTAAAAAACTTAACCTACTACTATGAAAGCAAAAATGTTTAGAGCATTGTTGCCGTTAGCAATCGTGTTCACTATGGTATCTTGTTCTTCCGATTCTTCTGAAGACACTACAGCAGACAAAAAAGTTGTAACTACCTACAATTACAACGACACTGAGTCAAAGCTGGTTACTTTAATCAACAATTACCGTCAAAGCATTGGATTGAATACTTTAGAAGTAATCAATCACATCTCTTACAAATCAGAAGAGCACAATCTTTACATGATTGAGAATAAAGTGGTAAACCACGATTACTTTCAACAACGCTCAGACAATTTCAAACAAGTATTAGGAGCAGAAAGAGTAGGCGAAAACGTAGCTTACAATTACAACACTGCAGAAAGCGCTTTCAGTGCTTGGATGAACAGTCCGACACACAGAGCCAACATTGAAGGGAATTTTACCCATTTCGGAATTTCCGTAACGACTGACCCGGTATCCGGGAGAAAATATTACACCAACATGTTTATTAAAAAATTACCTTAATAACCATTCGTACAAAGAGAAAATAATAGTTTGATTATTGTTTTGTTTGATTTTGACAGATCTAAAAACCCACTTCCCCAAGTGGGTTTTTTAGTTTATTTAAATCCTAAACGGGTCTTGAGTTTTAAGAACAATAAAGCGATGGAATAGGCGTCTTCAGAAGCTGAGTTCTTTTCGCTTTGCGGTATTTTATACAACTTACTTAAGTCATCCAGAGAGAATGATTTATTGGTTATATCCAATAATTTTTGATGCATGATTTCAATATCCAAAGCTTCATTTTTCAACTTGCCACATTCCATTTTTTCCAGGGCTTCATTAATCATTTCAATATCAAAATGAATGCGATGGCCCACCAATACAGCGTTCCCAATATAATCTACTAAGGATTGAATGGCCTGCGGTTCCGCCAACTTAGATAGTTTGCTTTCAATCAAAAACTCATTGGATAAACCATTATCATGAAGATATTTGTATTGTAAAATAACCACTTCAAAGTTGTCCCCAATTTTAATGATATCATTGACTACACCTATAGCTCCAAAGGAAAGTATCACGTCTTTCTTCGGATTTAAGCCTGTCGTTTCGGTACTTAAGATAACATATCTATTGGATTTCGTTTCAAACTTAGCCAAATACAATTTCCAAAATTCAGGATATTCTTTATTGATATTTTTAATCCAATCTAGCATATTATGAGAATTGTGTCAATCTGAATTTATCTTTTATTAATTCTTCTAATTCTTTCATCGGTCCTAAAGCATTTTTCAGCTTTTCTTTGTCGGCTTTAGTAAGTTCCTCTACATTGATAAAGTCACCGGTACTGTCGTTTTTAAGTCCTTCAAGCGTTCTGAATTTTGACAAAATAAGAAAGGCATCAGCACAATTTAAATAGATTTCTGCATATTTAGGATCTACCATGGCCAATTGCTTGAAACGCAAATAAGTATTGTTAATCCCTCTCAAATTCAAATTAATAGCGAAAAGTCGAGCTCCATCAACCAAAGGCATAATAGCTCTGTTTTTTATGTCAAATTTACCTTTGTGATCACCATCTTCTTCCAAGTTAAATTTTTTGAAAAAATTCAATGGCGGATTTTTGCGCAGGGCATCGTTACCTAGATAATCAAAGAATAAGATGTTATTTTTAGAGTTATTGAAAATCACATCTGTTATAGCATCTTCAATTTTTCCTTCGCCAAAGGCAATTTCATAATCAAAAAAGATACTGCTAATATCATTAGATTTTTCACCCGGCGTTTTCATCCAACTGTTGTATTGTTTTATCCAATCGGTCAATGATTTACACCAAAGCATATTACTGGCCATGTGACCGTTAGGACAGAATTCATAACCTACTTTTTCTAATATAGTGGTGGCTCGTTTGGCTAATTTTAAAAAGTAATCTTTGACATCACGGTATTTTTCCACCGCTACATCTTCAAATACTAAAATACTATCTTGGTCTGTTAGTAAAAGTTGCTCTTTTCTACCTTGACTGCCAATGCTAAGCCATGCAAATCGGGCGGGAGGTGAACCTAAATCAAGTATAGCCAATTCAACCGATCTTTTTACGATAGCCGTTATTATTTCGCCGGAAATATTATAAATATGGGGCAAAGGAATATTTTTAGCGATTGATGTTTGAATCAAATCAGTAAGTTTTTCACGAACTTGCCTTAATTCTTTGGGTGAAAGAGAACGTTTAATTTCTTTTATCAAAACACCCGGATTATTCGCTTGCGCTACAATTAAGTCGTGTTCAGAAATGATTCCTTTGACATCAGATTTGTCAGAGCCGTCAGCGGTTACACACAAATGACTAACATTGTTTTTTAACAATAATAACTGAGCTTCAGCCACAGAAACATTTTCAGGAACCGTAATAACAGGCGAGGACATGATTTTGTCAACGGTATTGGTAATCGGAAATCTTCCGTTGGCAATTTTACTTCTGAAATCGGTATCCGTTACAATACCAATAGGTTGATTTTGCTCGGTAATTAAGGCACTGTCAATTAAATTTTCAGTCATTAACTGTGCCGCATCTTTAATGATGGTTGTGGCTGCAATTTTAATCGGCGTTTTATTATAAGCTAAAGACTGAAAATACTGAATTTCATTAGCTTGATTTTCGGTGTAAACATTATCGGTAATAAGTTTTCCTCGATTTTCTTTATCAAAAGGATTGCGAGTATTGGTAGCAAAACTTTCCAGCAAGAAATCGAGAACTTGTGAATTTTGTGCCACAAAAGGTTTAAAAACATTAATAGGAATGGCATACACTATACTGTCTTCACGAGCTTTAGCAGTCATCATATAATTGTTTTTGGCAAAAAAGGGACGCAAACCAAAAACATCACCGGCATAACATTTATTCAATAAGGTTTCCTCAGCGTCAGCAATTACAGAAAGATTAATAACTCCGGAAGCCACTACATAAAAACTATCGTGAAGCTTATCGTCAATTTGAAATAAAATTTTGTGCTTATCCAAATTAACGACACCAATACTGGTAGCGACCTGAATCAATTCATCATAACTCAGATAATCAAATGGCGGATATTCTTTTAAGAAGTTAGCAATATTTTCAGCTATCGAATTACTCATGATGCAAACAAGTTTAATTTAATGCAATTTGGTACCGACAAAAATAAGAAAGCTTTATCCAAGTTAGGGGCAATTGTTAAAAAGATTTGAAAACTAATAAAGGAGTTAGAATGGGTTACTTTAGAAATAATCTATTTTACATAATATAAATTATGATTCGTCACAAATGGCGCAAATCTTTGATAAACAGTATTTTAGTGATGAACAAAGATACAAAATGACAGCAAATGACAGTCATACGGATTTGGTCCACGATTGCGTAGATTCGCACATGAAAAAATCCAAGGGCTTAGACCCTGAAAAGGGAATTTTTGGGAACCAAAAAACCCTACTTGATAATAATACGGTTTTGGTACGCCACACCGATTCAAATCTACCTGAAAACTTACACCACACAAAGGATTTTGCAGATATCTACAAAACGTTGCTTTTCCGCATGCGAAATGTAGCTAAAACCAATTCCACTATAAAAGAAATTCAAGAGCATAGACGACCAAGAATACATTTTTGTGGTTATGCTCCACATCACCCCGATACTTCTCATATCAGCATGTGTAAGAGCGACACGGGAAACTATTTCTTTAATGGTCTTGCTAACTGTGGTGGCTATTGGCGTTGTCCCGTTTGTGCTGTTAAGATATCAGAAAACAAAAAAGAACTTATCACGCGCATAATAACAGCACACCAATCAAAAAAAATGTCAATAGGCTTTCTGACTTTGACTGTAAGGCACTCCAAACATGACACTCTAAAAAAATCATTAGATAAAATTTTATCTAACTATAGAACAATTCAAAATCAAAGGTTCTATTCTCGTGGTAAAAAAGACATTGGTTTGATTGGCCAAATTAAAACCTTAGAAATAACTAAATCATGGGAAAACGGATGGCATCCGCATTTACATTTGTTATTCTTCTACAATCACAATGATGTTAACTCAATTCAAAAATTCCAAAAGAATTTTATTTCAAAATGGTTTAAATTCAAAGACAATAACGGCCTGCTTCGTGCTCAAAATCAAAAAATGGTCACTTCTGATATCTCCGATTATTTAGCAAAATATGATATCACTTCTGAAATGACAAAGGGTAACATCAAAGGCTCAAAGGGTTTAACCCCATTTACTGCACTTGGTAAGCTCGCTCTAAATGACTTTGAGAATCACAAAGAAAAAGCCTATCTGTATGGCATGTATTGTGAATACGTCGAGCAAACGCAAGGCAGACACTATGTAAATATTAGCAAATCAATATCTAAACTATATCACGATGAAATAAAAGACCTTAACAAAACAGACCAAGAAATTGTTGACGAAGTAACGATTGACGAAATTCTGCTTAAGATATCCATTCCTATTTGGAAAAAGATAGCTCAACATGACCTGCAACCCCTTGTAATAAACAAATGGAAGCAAAACGGAATAGATGGCGTTTACAACCTCTTAACTTATTTCCGAGATTTTGAAAACATAATGATTGAAATTGATAAAAACAATATACACGTAATAACATGAAAAATCAATACGATAATCAACTAAGCATCACACAAGATTTAAACGACTGGGTTGTAATTGACCCGAAATTATTTAGCCATGTCTTTTTGTCGCGACTGCAAAAACTTCAATAATTCCGGTTACATAAACAACCCTTTAACGGCTCATGTAGGGTTCTGCATACAATACAGTCAAACTACAAGATTATTGGAAGATGAACCATGTAAAGCCTTTAATACTCAATTTTCAGAACATTTTGAGGCTGTTAGACAAAAGCATGTAGAAAATGTGCTAAAAGCACGCAAAAACCAAAACCAACAAAAACAATTAACACTTTTTTAAAATGAAAGATTACACTATCGAATTTTACAAAGATGCCTCTAACGGTCACCGTGCGAGAATCAAATCAAATTCAAATGGCAAAATTATTTTTGCCTCGTCTGAAAGTTATGAAAATCGCATTGACTGTGAACAAAATTTGCGTGACGTATTTCATGCTGTTTTTGAGTCCGATTTAATTTAAAGGAAGTATCATGAAATCAACTTTGATAATTATTTTCAGTTTACTTCTTGGGATAGTATGCCTATCAGCATTTATATGTTTTTCGCCAATACTTCTTATAGTTGGGTTCATCCCAAAAAAACGTAATGTAAAACAAAGGGGAGAATGACCCTCTCCCCTTCTTAATTAGCCAATCATGAGCGATACAACCAATTATAAGCCTTTTCAGGCTTTATCTTCAAAAGATATTGAAAGTCTTTTATTTAATATTTCAGAACGTACTGCACAACAGTATCTTACTGATATAAAGCGTACCTATGATTTGAAAGTAGTTACTTATTATCATTTCAAAATGTATTTTAAAATCGGATAAATTACGTTATATACGCAAAAATACGCAAAAACTACGTTAAACCGCAAAACTCAAATTTTGTGGTTTTTTTATACCTCAAATTTGCCTTAACATTTAAACATAAAATAAAAAAATATGCAAGTATTAACTAACGGCGGTAACACCGCGCAAGCATCAGTAAACATCAATAAAGGAATAGGAAGCCTTGTTTTTTATTCTGATTTGGCATTTGATGCTTTGTCTAACGAAAAAATTAATCTGAAAATCCAAAGAAATGGAAAAGACGATATCGAAATCACTCCGGGCACGGTATCGCTTAAAGAATTTATTTTGGCTTGTACCTATGGCGACGATGCTATTACAAGCTCCTCCGATTTTGCAACCGTTTGCGTTTTGGAGTTATGTGAACACGGTGCAATTAATTTACGTGAAAAAGACTTAATCGTCCTTACTTTATCACAATTGGACGACACAAAAACCTACACTTTTGACGGTATTGAGGAACCAACATTTTCTGATGATGTTTATCAGTATCAACGAAAATCAATGGCATCAGAACACGAAAACGCTGATTTTCAAACTCATGGATTTGATACATTAATCTTAACAGACCATGTTTCAATTGAAGAGGTAAATTACACTTTTGACAATGGTATGTCTTGCAAGTACACGTTAAGAGAATTAAGAGCCTTATCGCAAGATAACGACCCAATTGCCTATGTAAAAAACGATGGTAAAGTAACAGCCTCTTTTGCAAACATTTTGCAGTTGCCGTTGAAAGGTGTTGATAAAGTCAACATCAAAAAAGCGCAAGGTGCTATCATCAATTTGTTTATGCGTCATGATGTTGACTTAAGAAACTTATAAAATGGGATTCTTTAAACTCCTTTCAAAGTGGGTAAAAAAACGTCCCGTCAAAGGACGTCCACGCGCCCATGTCGAACCTCGTCACAAAGACGAGTTCGGTACAGACAATAGAAAAAGACATATGTCTTTGCATCCTGAAAAATACAATCGCATGCATCCTAGAAATCAACATGCCTTATCAAGAGCAGGGCATTTTCAAGAACCTCTTAACCAATTCATTAAATAACTATGGGATTTTTCAAAAAAATAGGAGGCTTTATTAAAAAAGCCACAAAACAAATATCGTTTAAAAATGCTGTCTCCCTTGCGGGTTCGATAGACCCTAGCGGGGTTGTAGCGGGATTACAACAAGCCCATTACGAACAAAAAGCAGGTCGTCAGGCAGAAGCTGAACAAATGGCCTATGATGCCACGCAACCCGTCAGGAATGTTGTTGGTGGCTTGGCTTCAAAAGTCGTTGAGGATTTTGGCAGAAGTGTTGCAGATGGAGCCAAAGATGGTTTAGGCAGAGGTGCAGGTGCCTTAGGTGCTCAAATTGCTGACAACACGATAAAAGAGTGGTTTAAAAAACATTGGATGTTAGTCGTTTTTATCCCTCTTGGGTTGATTGTACTATTCATAGTACTTATTAAATGGTTAAGACCAACAAATCGTAGACGTTAATGCAAATTAATCATTTATTGACTGGTTCTGCGGGAGCAGGATTAATCGAGGTAACACAACACGTAGACCCAACACAAAACACAGTTGGTAT
Above is a genomic segment from Flavobacterium phycosphaerae containing:
- a CDS encoding 3'-5' exonuclease, producing the protein MLDWIKNINKEYPEFWKLYLAKFETKSNRYVILSTETTGLNPKKDVILSFGAIGVVNDIIKIGDNFEVVILQYKYLHDNGLSNEFLIESKLSKLAEPQAIQSLVDYIGNAVLVGHRIHFDIEMINEALEKMECGKLKNEALDIEIMHQKLLDITNKSFSLDDLSKLYKIPQSEKNSASEDAYSIALLFLKLKTRLGFK
- a CDS encoding DUF294 nucleotidyltransferase-like domain-containing protein — protein: MSNSIAENIANFLKEYPPFDYLSYDELIQVATSIGVVNLDKHKILFQIDDKLHDSFYVVASGVINLSVIADAEETLLNKCYAGDVFGLRPFFAKNNYMMTAKAREDSIVYAIPINVFKPFVAQNSQVLDFLLESFATNTRNPFDKENRGKLITDNVYTENQANEIQYFQSLAYNKTPIKIAATTIIKDAAQLMTENLIDSALITEQNQPIGIVTDTDFRSKIANGRFPITNTVDKIMSSPVITVPENVSVAEAQLLLLKNNVSHLCVTADGSDKSDVKGIISEHDLIVAQANNPGVLIKEIKRSLSPKELRQVREKLTDLIQTSIAKNIPLPHIYNISGEIITAIVKRSVELAILDLGSPPARFAWLSIGSQGRKEQLLLTDQDSILVFEDVAVEKYRDVKDYFLKLAKRATTILEKVGYEFCPNGHMASNMLWCKSLTDWIKQYNSWMKTPGEKSNDISSIFFDYEIAFGEGKIEDAITDVIFNNSKNNILFFDYLGNDALRKNPPLNFFKKFNLEEDGDHKGKFDIKNRAIMPLVDGARLFAINLNLRGINNTYLRFKQLAMVDPKYAEIYLNCADAFLILSKFRTLEGLKNDSTGDFINVEELTKADKEKLKNALGPMKELEELIKDKFRLTQFS
- a CDS encoding YegP family protein, whose translation is MKDYTIEFYKDASNGHRARIKSNSNGKIIFASSESYENRIDCEQNLRDVFHAVFESDLI
- a CDS encoding protein rep, whose product is MAQIFDKQYFSDEQRYKMTANDSHTDLVHDCVDSHMKKSKGLDPEKGIFGNQKTLLDNNTVLVRHTDSNLPENLHHTKDFADIYKTLLFRMRNVAKTNSTIKEIQEHRRPRIHFCGYAPHHPDTSHISMCKSDTGNYFFNGLANCGGYWRCPVCAVKISENKKELITRIITAHQSKKMSIGFLTLTVRHSKHDTLKKSLDKILSNYRTIQNQRFYSRGKKDIGLIGQIKTLEITKSWENGWHPHLHLLFFYNHNDVNSIQKFQKNFISKWFKFKDNNGLLRAQNQKMVTSDISDYLAKYDITSEMTKGNIKGSKGLTPFTALGKLALNDFENHKEKAYLYGMYCEYVEQTQGRHYVNISKSISKLYHDEIKDLNKTDQEIVDEVTIDEILLKISIPIWKKIAQHDLQPLVINKWKQNGIDGVYNLLTYFRDFENIMIEIDKNNIHVIT